One bacterium DNA window includes the following coding sequences:
- a CDS encoding protein-L-isoaspartate(D-aspartate) O-methyltransferase: MMPARVALLLFASLGSTCMESNTPQSESPFEEQFRRLREQMVLVQIEERGVRDARVLQAMRKTPRHLFVPDEYKMLAYRDHPLSIGYEQTISQPYIVAYMTEQLRLAPGDKVLEIGTGSGYQAAVLAELVDQVYSIEIIEPLCRQAQERLKKLHYDRVSVRCGDGYAGWPEAAPFDAIILTAAPAEIPETLVAQLAVHGRMILPVGEEKQELVLIEKSADGSLHHHPLLPVRFVPMTGGPRSLPENDKK; the protein is encoded by the coding sequence ATGATGCCTGCAAGAGTTGCTCTTTTACTTTTCGCCTCTCTAGGGAGCACATGTATGGAATCGAATACGCCCCAATCGGAAAGTCCGTTCGAGGAGCAGTTTCGCCGGCTGCGCGAACAGATGGTCTTGGTCCAGATCGAAGAACGCGGCGTCAGAGACGCGCGGGTGTTGCAGGCCATGCGCAAAACGCCCCGCCATCTTTTTGTTCCTGATGAATACAAAATGCTGGCCTATCGCGATCATCCTCTGTCCATCGGCTATGAACAGACCATTTCGCAGCCTTACATCGTCGCCTACATGACGGAACAGCTCCGACTGGCGCCCGGTGACAAGGTGCTGGAGATCGGCACGGGATCCGGATATCAGGCTGCGGTGCTCGCCGAACTGGTGGATCAAGTTTACTCCATAGAGATCATAGAGCCGCTTTGCCGGCAGGCGCAGGAACGGCTGAAAAAGCTGCATTATGACCGGGTGTCCGTGCGTTGTGGGGATGGCTATGCGGGCTGGCCCGAGGCTGCGCCCTTTGACGCCATTATCCTGACCGCAGCGCCGGCGGAGATACCCGAGACTCTGGTCGCGCAGCTGGCGGTGCACGGACGCATGATTCTGCCTGTGGGAGAAGAAAAACAGGAGCTGGTGTTGATCGAAAAATCAGCAGACGGCAGTCTACATCATCATCCCCTCCTGCCGGTGCGGTTCGTCCCCATGACCGGAGGACCCCGCAGTCTGCCTGAGAATGATAAAAAGTGA
- a CDS encoding PspC domain-containing protein — protein MAILLRRPQSDDPAKTAAEPSNSLYRCRKDRMIGGVCSGLAAYWRIDVTLVRIIWILTSLLGSLAAGGVAYLLLLVLIPEKPYPEEQITHS, from the coding sequence ATGGCCATATTACTCCGTCGTCCCCAATCCGATGATCCGGCCAAGACAGCCGCTGAACCTTCCAATTCATTGTATCGCTGCCGGAAGGACCGTATGATCGGCGGCGTCTGCAGCGGATTGGCCGCCTACTGGCGTATCGACGTCACGCTGGTTCGCATCATCTGGATTCTGACCAGCCTGCTGGGCAGCCTCGCCGCCGGCGGAGTGGCCTATCTTCTGCTGCTGGTGCTGATCCCAGAAAAGCCGTATCCTGAGGAACAAATCACGCACTCGTGA
- a CDS encoding zinc-binding dehydrogenase, with the protein MKSILIKQPGHFEIIDQAIPRPAEDELLIRVTFVSLCNQHDWKVNKGLYRDQVYLEYGIPGFPGHEGVGIVEAMGSGVANFNIGDVVVMSGLGGPPLYAQYVTRKSTLVARAPSGVAMEPLAMAELIACVHRACGKVPELENKTILISGCGPGGLAAVQICRTYGARTITALDVQADRLQLALSLGADAVVDAKENAAVEALSRQGVEIVIECTGNPNAMQRVFRIARQTVVIFSYSEGELCIPLWPLFDYELTIYNSKWLTNEDLQSVVDLITAGKIRTTPLISAIADFTHYPDLVEKIGRGEIIKAVMRV; encoded by the coding sequence GTGAAATCAATCTTGATCAAACAGCCGGGCCACTTTGAGATCATTGACCAAGCGATACCGCGGCCGGCCGAAGACGAATTGCTGATCCGGGTTACCTTCGTATCCCTGTGCAACCAGCACGACTGGAAAGTGAACAAGGGATTGTATCGTGATCAGGTGTACCTTGAGTACGGCATCCCAGGATTCCCCGGCCATGAGGGCGTTGGAATCGTAGAGGCGATGGGAAGCGGCGTGGCGAATTTTAATATCGGCGATGTGGTCGTCATGTCCGGTTTGGGCGGACCACCGCTGTACGCACAATATGTAACCCGCAAAAGCACCCTGGTGGCACGGGCTCCATCCGGCGTGGCGATGGAGCCATTGGCCATGGCCGAACTCATCGCCTGCGTGCATCGGGCTTGCGGCAAAGTACCTGAGCTCGAGAACAAAACCATATTGATCTCCGGATGCGGACCAGGTGGATTAGCGGCTGTTCAGATCTGCCGCACCTATGGCGCGCGCACTATCACGGCTTTGGATGTGCAGGCTGACCGGCTCCAATTGGCGCTGAGTTTGGGGGCAGACGCCGTCGTGGATGCAAAAGAGAACGCAGCCGTTGAGGCGCTCAGCCGCCAGGGCGTGGAGATCGTCATCGAATGCACCGGCAACCCTAACGCCATGCAACGCGTCTTTCGCATCGCGCGCCAGACGGTCGTCATTTTCAGCTACAGCGAGGGAGAGCTGTGCATCCCGCTCTGGCCGCTGTTCGATTACGAACTCACGATCTATAATTCCAAATGGCTGACCAATGAGGATCTGCAGAGCGTCGTCGACCTTATCACAGCCGGGAAAATCCGCACCACCCCCCTGATCAGCGCCATCGCTGATTTTACCCATTATCCTGATCTGGTGGAAAAAATCGGCCGTGGAGAGATCATCAAAGCGGTCATGAGGGTATAA
- a CDS encoding sugar phosphate isomerase/epimerase — MKLGLDSYSYHLAFGRHADFTPKRKMTLPQFIDRVADLGLDGFQIDPMHLTARDEAALHKIAQHAQARGLFLEYGAMGLEPSYLSAELEVCAKLGSPVLRTFAHFSRYAKTTRIDQEIKRAIRSLHRVTRKAEQLGIRIAVENHGDFSADELVRVIKTVNSPWVGICLDLGNSMATMEDPLQAAAKMAPYAVTTHFKDHCVQLTYSGYSVNGCALGDGVIDLAAALRLLKEKTKLDRIILEIPCPAAATQKQTLEREEKMVSRSVAYARGILKIK; from the coding sequence ATGAAATTGGGTTTGGACAGCTACAGCTATCATCTCGCCTTCGGCCGCCACGCGGATTTTACGCCGAAACGGAAAATGACCTTGCCTCAGTTCATCGACCGCGTCGCTGACCTGGGGCTGGACGGCTTTCAAATCGATCCCATGCATCTGACTGCAAGGGACGAGGCCGCTCTGCATAAAATCGCGCAACACGCACAGGCCAGAGGGCTGTTCCTGGAGTACGGCGCCATGGGGTTGGAGCCCTCTTATCTGTCGGCAGAATTGGAGGTCTGCGCCAAGCTGGGATCACCGGTGTTGCGCACCTTTGCCCATTTCAGCCGCTACGCAAAAACCACGCGTATCGATCAGGAAATAAAGCGGGCGATCCGCTCCCTCCATCGGGTGACACGTAAAGCCGAACAACTCGGCATTCGTATCGCGGTGGAAAATCACGGCGATTTCAGCGCCGACGAACTGGTCCGGGTGATAAAAACGGTGAACAGCCCCTGGGTGGGCATCTGTCTGGATCTGGGCAACTCTATGGCGACCATGGAGGATCCGCTGCAGGCTGCGGCCAAAATGGCGCCCTATGCCGTGACTACCCATTTCAAGGATCACTGCGTGCAGTTGACCTACAGCGGCTACTCGGTAAACGGCTGCGCCCTTGGTGACGGCGTGATCGATCTGGCTGCGGCGTTGCGGCTGTTGAAGGAGAAAACCAAGCTCGATCGGATCATTCTGGAAATCCCATGCCCGGCCGCTGCGACACAAAAGCAGACACTGGAAAGGGAAGAAAAGATGGTGAGCCGCAGCGTGGCCTATGCGCGCGGGATTCTCAAGATCAAGTGA
- a CDS encoding phosphotransferase — protein MRPANLLYDEFTQEICWDLLPEWQGLPVMIQELSGGNTNRLYRVQSAKGDYSIRIHGEKTELYINRDDEVQAIARMAELGIGPALIKYLPERGVTIVEFVGHGITLSNPDFLNPSLYAKVMPPIRRMHQSGVRLNRLFNPQTQVHAMADLLQQRLGVHFAEFEVDRSLERLDRLAERIAVPEDRYVACHNDLVAENFILVDEEWVSHYHTPVYIIDWEYAGMSPAYYDLGDLFQEVRVPRQNEKQMIEAYCGKDELEQTLYWVDLYKPFADAYWFLWSMVQKQISAKSFDFYNYGRVKYENMIRTFEFLKSEYGEKV, from the coding sequence ATGCGTCCGGCTAATCTATTGTACGATGAATTCACTCAAGAGATCTGTTGGGATCTGTTGCCGGAATGGCAAGGCCTTCCTGTCATGATTCAGGAACTTTCCGGAGGTAACACCAACCGCCTCTATCGCGTTCAATCCGCCAAAGGCGATTATTCCATACGCATTCATGGAGAAAAAACAGAACTGTATATCAACCGGGATGACGAAGTGCAGGCTATCGCCCGAATGGCCGAGCTGGGCATCGGCCCTGCGCTGATCAAATACCTTCCTGAGCGGGGAGTCACGATCGTCGAGTTTGTCGGCCACGGCATCACCCTGAGCAACCCGGATTTTTTGAATCCCTCCCTGTATGCCAAAGTCATGCCCCCCATCCGCCGTATGCATCAAAGCGGTGTCCGCTTGAACCGGTTGTTCAATCCCCAAACACAAGTGCATGCCATGGCTGATCTGCTGCAGCAGCGATTGGGCGTCCACTTTGCGGAATTTGAGGTGGACCGGTCGTTGGAACGTCTGGACCGGCTGGCGGAGCGAATCGCCGTTCCCGAGGATCGATATGTCGCCTGCCATAATGATCTGGTGGCAGAGAATTTTATTTTAGTGGATGAGGAGTGGGTATCTCATTATCATACGCCGGTCTACATCATCGACTGGGAATATGCCGGTATGTCGCCTGCGTACTATGATCTGGGCGATCTGTTTCAAGAGGTGCGCGTGCCTCGGCAGAATGAAAAGCAGATGATAGAAGCGTACTGCGGCAAAGACGAGTTAGAGCAAACCCTTTATTGGGTGGATTTGTACAAACCCTTTGCAGACGCCTACTGGTTTCTGTGGAGCATGGTGCAAAAACAGATCTCGGCTAAATCATTTGATTTCTATAATTACGGCAGGGTAAAATACGAGAATATGATCCGCACTTTCGAGTTTCTCAAGTCCGAATACGGCGAAAAAGTTTGA